A genomic segment from candidate division Zixibacteria bacterium HGW-Zixibacteria-1 encodes:
- the waaF gene encoding lipopolysaccharide heptosyltransferase II, translating into MSKIIIRTPNHLGDSLMAQPAAAAFAAGRVSDDIYLLIPEWAEPIYRSIPDVLLILVENQYLHGLKAITYQSELLKKEDYGIGLLLTPSFSSALIFYLAGVKTKIGYKGDGRSLLLNDILDPKDVAGQHRSIRYQRLFEHYGNTRLTIEPPHLAVMNPAVEEAVNTLADAGVDLKRGFAAIAPRAVAPSRRWGSENYRALSGKIIGELNLDIVLVGAANEYAAGEEIAGNQTRVFNVCGKTNIETAGAVLSLAKLFIGNDSGLAHLAAAVDSPLVVLSGADDPAETSPISDKKTVIIRDQLECISCVKNFCSKKGDDYMRCMKEITVDEVFGAITARL; encoded by the coding sequence ATGAGTAAGATAATAATCCGTACACCCAACCATCTTGGTGACTCGCTGATGGCGCAGCCGGCCGCGGCCGCCTTTGCCGCCGGGCGGGTCAGTGACGACATATATTTGCTCATACCGGAGTGGGCCGAACCGATATACAGATCAATCCCGGATGTCCTCCTGATCCTTGTTGAAAATCAATACCTGCATGGATTAAAGGCCATCACCTATCAGTCGGAGCTTCTTAAAAAAGAGGATTATGGTATCGGGCTCTTATTGACCCCGTCATTTTCATCGGCCCTTATTTTTTACCTGGCCGGTGTTAAAACCAAAATAGGTTATAAGGGCGACGGGCGCAGCCTTCTACTCAATGATATCCTCGACCCGAAAGATGTAGCCGGGCAGCATCGCTCGATTCGTTATCAACGACTATTCGAGCATTATGGAAATACCAGGCTCACAATCGAGCCGCCCCATCTGGCCGTGATGAACCCGGCGGTCGAAGAGGCGGTGAATACCCTGGCCGATGCCGGCGTCGATCTCAAACGAGGTTTTGCCGCGATTGCTCCCCGCGCCGTGGCCCCCTCACGCCGTTGGGGAAGTGAAAATTACCGCGCCCTGTCCGGGAAAATAATCGGAGAGCTGAATCTGGATATAGTGCTGGTGGGAGCCGCGAATGAATATGCCGCCGGTGAAGAAATCGCCGGAAATCAAACGCGAGTGTTCAATGTCTGTGGCAAGACCAACATTGAAACCGCGGGAGCGGTGCTCTCCCTGGCCAAGCTCTTTATCGGCAATGATTCCGGTCTGGCGCATCTGGCCGCCGCGGTGGATTCGCCGCTGGTGGTGCTTTCGGGTGCTGATGATCCGGCCGAAACCTCGCCCATATCCGACAAAAAGACCGTGATCATCAGAGATCAACTGGAGTGTATCTCATGCGTCAAGAATTTTTGCTCGAAAAAAGGTGATGATTATATGAGGTGCATGAAAGAAATCACGGTGGATGAAGTGTTTGGTGCAATCACCGCGCGATTATGA